CGCTCGAGGACAGGACCGTCACCGGGCCGCCACGACGGGCACCGTGCACCCCCGCCTCCTCGGACAGCCTGCGCGCCCCGGACTCGGTCACGCGGTAGACGTGGGACTGGGTGGGGTCCCGCTCCGACGCGGCCACCAGGATGTCGTGCGGGCCGACGTCCAGTACCGCGCGGACCTGCAGTTCGGCTCCCGTCCAGTCGGTTCCGTCGACCAGCAGCCGATAGGCGCCGTCCAGCGCGGCGATCCGGACCAGGCGTCCGTCGGGAGTCCAGGCGGGCCAGCCGGTTTTGATCTCGATCCAGTGCGGGTCGGTGTCGCGGTGCAGTTCCGTCGTGTCACCGGTCTCGGGGTCCACCGCCAGCACCAGCTGGCTGCGCTGGTCGCGGCTCTGCACCGCCAGCAGTGGTCTGCCGTGGGCCGACCAGTGAACCTCCACCAGGTACGGATGACTCCCGCGGTCCCAGCGCACCGGGAGCCGTTCGCCGAACCTCGCGTCGTCCACCCGCAGCAGTTCCAGCGTGACGTCGGCGTTGGCCTCACCGGCTGCCGGGTACGCCATCGTCCTCGGGGCCCGGGCGGGATCGGCCGGGTCGGCCAGGTTCCACCGCGCGACCTCGGACTCGTCCACACGGGCGGCCAGGATCGTCGAACCGTCGGGGGACCACCAGTAGCCGCGGGCACGGTTCATCTCCTCGGCCGCGACGAACTCCGCGCTGCCCCACTGGACCCGTTCGTGTTCGGGTTCGGCCAGTGCCCTGTCGCCGGAGCCGTCGAAACCGATCACGCGCAGTTCGCCCCGCGAGGTGTAGGCCACGCGCACGCCGGAACCGTCCGGCCGCGGGTCGGCGGCCGGGTACTGTGCCGGCAACCGGCGGACCAGCCCGGTTTCCGGTTCGCTGACGAACAACTCGCCCGAGAGTGTGAAAGCCACCCGTCGTGCGCTGTCGTCCACCGCGTAGGCGGTGATCCCGGAGGCTCGTTCCCGGACGCGTTCCCGTCGTGCCAGTTCCGCTTCCGAGACGACATCGGCGTCGTCGAGCTGCGCGGGGTCGGCCAGGAGGTGTTCCGTCACCTCGGCGGTGTCGAACAGCCAGAGTGCGTTGCTCCGGTCGGTACCGCTCGACGACCGCAGGAACAGCACCCGTTGCCCGTCCGGTGCGACGGTGAAACTGCGAGGGGCGCCCAGTGTGAACCCTTGAGTCCGGGCGCTGTGACGGGGGAACGTATCGGCTGCGGTCATGACCGCAGCCTGTCAAAGGGCTCCGGGGCGGTGACCGGGTGGTCCGGTCGACCGTGCCGGGAGCCCGGCCGTTGGGTGGTCACCGTGCCGTGAGACACACGCACGGTGACCACCACTTCGCTCAACCGATGACCATTCCCGCGATGGTGGCGCTCATGAGGTTGGCCAGCGTTCCCGCCAGTACGGCTCTGAGCCCGAGCTTGGCTATCAGCGGCCTGCGGCTCGGTACCAGACCGCCCAGTCCGCCGAGCAGGATCGCCAACGAGCTGAAGTTGGCGAACCCGGTCAGGGCGAACGTGATGATCACGGCGGTGCGCTCGGTGAAGGCGCCCGCCTCGGCCTGGGGTCCGAAGTCGGCGAAGGCGACGAATTCGTTGAGGACCAGCTTCTGCCCCAGGAAAGTCCCGGCCTCGATCGCCTCGTTGAACGGGATGCCGATCGCGACCATGACGGGGGAGAAAACGTAGCCGAGGATCTGCTGGAAGGTGAGGTTCTCCAGGCCGAACAGTCCGCCGACTCCACCGATGATCAGGTTGAGCAGCGCGATCAGCGAGATGAACGCGAACAGCATCGCCCCCACGTTGAGGGCGAGTTTGAGCCCGTCGGAGGCTCCCACCGCGGCGGCGTCGATGACGTTGCGGGGTTTCTCGGGCTCCTGCTCGTGCTCGGTGACCGTGCTCTCCGTCGCGCTTCCGGAGCCGGGTTCCTCCGCCGTTCCGGCGGTGGGTTCCTCCGCGGGCCTGCCCGTGCCCGTCGTGCTGGCGGCGACGGCCTCGTCACTGCGGGGCTGCTCGGTCTCGGGAACGATGATCTTGGCCATCAGGAGTCCGGCGGGCGCGGCCATGAAGCTGGCTGCGATCAGGTACTCCAGATCCGCTCCCAGCAGTGAGTAGCCGACGAGCACGGTTCCCGCCACCGTGGACAAACCGCCCGCCATCACCGCGAAGAACTCGGAGCGGGTCATCCCGGCCAGGTAGGGGCGGATCACCAGCGGCGCCTCGGTCTGTCCCACGAAGATGTTGGCCGTGGCGTTGAGCGACTCGGCCTTGGTGGTGCCCAGTATCTTCTGCAGTCCGCCGCCGATGATGCGGACCACCCACTGCAGGATGTTCCAGTGGTAGAGCACCGCGCTCAGTGACGCGATGAACACGATGATCGGCAGCACCTGGAAGGCGAACAGCGTGGTGCCCTCGTCCATCAGGTCCAGCAGTGGCCCCACCATGAAGTCGATG
The nucleotide sequence above comes from Actinopolyspora erythraea. Encoded proteins:
- a CDS encoding S9 family peptidase, with product MTAADTFPRHSARTQGFTLGAPRSFTVAPDGQRVLFLRSSSGTDRSNALWLFDTAEVTEHLLADPAQLDDADVVSEAELARRERVRERASGITAYAVDDSARRVAFTLSGELFVSEPETGLVRRLPAQYPAADPRPDGSGVRVAYTSRGELRVIGFDGSGDRALAEPEHERVQWGSAEFVAAEEMNRARGYWWSPDGSTILAARVDESEVARWNLADPADPARAPRTMAYPAAGEANADVTLELLRVDDARFGERLPVRWDRGSHPYLVEVHWSAHGRPLLAVQSRDQRSQLVLAVDPETGDTTELHRDTDPHWIEIKTGWPAWTPDGRLVRIAALDGAYRLLVDGTDWTGAELQVRAVLDVGPHDILVAASERDPTQSHVYRVTESGARRLSEEAGVHGARRGGPVTVLSSSGLRQLHTTVRVLREDTPIGEIASLAEPSTITPRVELLRLGARELCSALLLPHGHRPEHGRLPVLLDPYGGPQAQRVLRKQQGYLTPQWFAEQGFAVLVTDGRGTGGRGPEWDRAIAGDFAGAPLHDQVDALHACAAERTDLDLDRVGIRGWSFGGYLAALAVLRRPDVFHAAVAGAPVCDFRLYDTHYTERYLGDPNRNPETYAANSLLEMAPELRRDLMLVHGTVDDNVVFAHSLRLSEALTAAGRPHTLLPLPGVTHMPTSESKSENLLLLQLDFLRRALGLPARSPEGSGSTD
- a CDS encoding NupC/NupG family nucleoside CNT transporter, giving the protein MLVHVLWGIGGMIILLLIAVALSTSPRSIRPRTVLGALALQVIFGFLVLRWETGERALETVADGVGKVIDSANEGIDFMVGPLLDLMDEGTTLFAFQVLPIIVFIASLSAVLYHWNILQWVVRIIGGGLQKILGTTKAESLNATANIFVGQTEAPLVIRPYLAGMTRSEFFAVMAGGLSTVAGTVLVGYSLLGADLEYLIAASFMAAPAGLLMAKIIVPETEQPRSDEAVAASTTGTGRPAEEPTAGTAEEPGSGSATESTVTEHEQEPEKPRNVIDAAAVGASDGLKLALNVGAMLFAFISLIALLNLIIGGVGGLFGLENLTFQQILGYVFSPVMVAIGIPFNEAIEAGTFLGQKLVLNEFVAFADFGPQAEAGAFTERTAVIITFALTGFANFSSLAILLGGLGGLVPSRRPLIAKLGLRAVLAGTLANLMSATIAGMVIG